AACGCCCACATTGGAATAGCCAAGATGCGTGGGTTCATTTAATTTATTCCACACAGCTTGCGCCGTACTGATTAATCCCTCGGTTTTAATTTTGTCCAGCACCTGTTTCACACGATCGGGTTGCTGTTTGGCTTTGGCCAGGTAAGAAGCCTTTCCGAAATCGAGCATCATCTTTTCTGTGCCCACAGAAATCAGACTTCTGCGCGATTCAATCACCAGACTTTGAGGGGGCGCCTTTGGCGCAGGCGCATCAATCAATTCTAATTCACCGGTTCTAAAATATTGGATCAGTTGTTTCATTTTTCTCACCTTTTTTTTCTGATTTTAATTCAAATATAATCAACATTGGGATTATTAATCATTTATTATTTTTATATTCGAGACTTATTGGTTGATAATCAGTCGTTCGTTTTTCTCCAGCGCCTCCTTGGTTTTTAAAAACACCCAGGCGCTGTTTAAGATATGCCTGGAATTTTTTTTAAAATCGTAATCCTCGTTTTTAAATACACTTAAATAGGCGTTAATCACATTACTTCGGTGTCCCTGATCGCGATAAAACTGCGAATGTTTAACCTTTTTTTCCTTTATATCCACTACTAAAGATTGAAAGTCGTTTAATGACAGAATACAATCGCCTTTTTGCGCGTTGAATTTTTCTCTAACGCCTTCAAACGAGTCGCCTTTTTCTGAAAACGTAATGGCGCCAATGCTGCCTTCGCCAAATTTAAACGTTACGGCAATATCAATATCCGCTTTATTCCCGCGCGTTGGATTTATCTCTATCGGATAAATTTGCTCCTCGGGGATTAGGTAGAGTAAAAAGTCCGTCCAGTGGCACAAATTGCCCAGAACTCTTCCGCCTTCTTCCGGCCTCAAATACCAGTGATCTTCCTCCAATTTATGACCGACGACAAACCAGTTGTAAATCCCTGTTCCCGGTTGTTCGTTTAAGTATTTAAAAACAAGCTGTCCCAAATGACTCGAGGGCCTGTTAAAGCCCAAAAAAACCTTCGCTTTTTCTTTTTTAATTTGTTCCATTAATCGTTCAAGTTGAATTTCACTAACCACATGCGGTTTTTCAATATAAACATGTTTTCCTTTTTCCAGCGCTTTTATGGCATATTCCGCATGGCTGGCGTGATCAGAAGCAATATACAACATTTCTATTTGATCATTATTCAGAACTTCTTCAAAATCATCCGTAAAAAAAGGGACTTTATAATACTGAGCCAGTGAAGCCGCCCTATTAAGGTTAATATCCATCGCGGCGCCTATCACGTTTCCGAATCGATTTCTCAGGTAATAAGCCAGCGTGGTAAAAGCAAAGTTACCGCAACCGATAAGCGCTACTTTTTGTTTCGGGCTAAATTTCGTGGAACGTTCTGGTAAAGTCGCGTAAGTTCTTTTTAAATGAAGTTGGCCCTGCACTTTAATCCAGGTTCTTTTAACACCATATAATCTTAAATATCTGGCAATCTTCTTTATTTTAATGATCGTTTTTTGCTTCAGGTAATCCATCCTGTTCATCCTCATCTTGCTAATCTGGCGAACATTTCAAACGTTTTTTCTACAATACGCCCATCATTCAAATAGTTCAACGCAACGTTCATCGCCCCTTCACAAAGCTTTTGATGTTCGCTGGTGTTCATTTTTACGCAATAATTCAACACTTCTGCAAATCTTTGTCTATCTTCCAATTCGATTGCCCAGCCGGCCTGATATTTATCCAGCTCCAACCAGGGTGTCCGATCGCTAATGATTACAGGGGTTCCAGAAAGAAATGCTTCTAAAATAATATGTCCAAAATTCTCATCTTTGCTTGGGAAAAAGAGAAAATCATATTGCTGCAATACGGTTGCTACCTGATCATGACTAACCGGTCCGTGATAATTTATCAGAATGTTATTCGGAAGTTCTTTTTTTAAACGCATACACAAATCAAAATATGTCCGGTCTTCTTTAGGCCCGTAAATATCGAACGTCACCTGCCCCCGCACCTTTTTCAACAACGTTAAAGCCCCGGATAAATTTTTTATGGGCGCAATTCTGCTTATAAAAACAAGGCGCACCTTACCGCTTTCTTTTGAAGATTTTCGTGGTTTTACATCAAAATCAAGCTTGGGCGGGAGGTTGGGAATAATCTCTATTCGGTTACTATTCACACTCAATATTTTACGTAATTGCTCTTTTTCGTGTTTGCTGGAAACCTGCCAGTTTAAATTGGAATAGAGATTTAATAGACGCGCCACACCTAAAAATATTTTTTTTTTACTTTTATTTAGTTGTAACGCTCGCGGCGCCATTTCTCCTCTGGGCGCCAGAATAGAAGGCATACGCGGTATCCTTCGCATCTTTTCTAGCAACAGGGGATAAATCGTCAAATATGGATAAAAAAAACTATTGTAATAGCGGACATCATGATTCGTATTTTTTATTAAATGGCCAATTTTAGGCAAAGTCATATTTTTATCGGAAAGATAGAAAACATCAACTCCATAAACACGGTTCCAGCGATCACTGGTAATTCCTGAATAGGCCTTTTTTTCTCCCAGGTCATGATCGGGCGTTATGATCTTGAAGTTTATCCTATTTGATAGATGCGATATCAGATTTCGTAAACTCTGGATCGGACCTCCGGCCTTATATCCCGGTAAAAAATAGGGTGTTAAAATTAAAACGGTAATTTTAGGGTTTTTCATTTTAATTGCTATTTTCTTTTTATGCCTTACCAATTAAATACTTTTTTCCTCAACAAGAAATAAATATAAAAACTTAAAAATATTAAAGAAAATAAAATATCTTCTAAAACGCCATTTTTTGCTCCCCAGAATATTTTAACATTAATCGCAATCAGAACGTAGAATATGCTTGCCACATAAAAAATTTTATTTTGCCCTAAAATATTACTCCGGGGAAAGAGTTTGAAATTCAAATACAAAGCCAAATAGATAGTCGTTACTATGGCATAAATCGAATAGGCAATGGGAAACGCATACACTTCGAGTTTTGGTATTAAAATAGATAAAAAGATCAGATAAAACGCCATGCCGATTAAATTGGCTTTTACGATTTCCCAAATTTGTTGCATCGAATAAAATACTCTCAATAAAAACATATAGTAAAAAAGTCCGATAAACGAAACTGCGTACCACAAGGCATACTCAGAGATTAAAAGTAGGTTCTTACTATCGACATGTAAGAAAAAATAGGTCATTTTAGTGACAAAATGAGCATTATAGACAAAAAAGATAAAAAATAAGATTAAAATTGCGGTTATTATCTGCATGACACTTTGAATGGTTGCTTTAATTTTATCATATTGCTTTTGAGAAAAATATTTGGTCATCCTTGGCAAAAGCACCGTACTCAACGGTAAAATTAAAACAATCAAAAAAAGATGAGACAGGCGAAAGGCCAGATTCAATTCGCTTATTGTGCCGGCTACAAACCTGGAAGCAAAATTTTTCTCTACAAGCAATACCATATTGGATATGGTTATGATTAAAAGAGACGGCACTGCCAGTTTGGCCGTTTTTTTCAGGTAAGCGACAACGGCACTAAATGCTGGCTTCCATTTCATCATCCTGTAGGTAAAAAGAAAATGAGATCCAAACCAGAAGAACGCCCCGAGCGATATCCCCAGCCCTGCAGATAGCACATGGTATCGAGGGCTGAATATTAGTAATGAGCCAATAAATGTTACATTGTAGATTAAAAGTCCGAAAGAAACTATTCGAAAATCCTCTAAAGATTGAAGAATGCCGGCCAGAATGGCTGCCAGACCCAAAAATATAATTCCAGGTGAAAAATATCTTAAAAGATTGCTAACTATTTTCAATTGATTAACGGTGTAACCCGGAGCTAAAACTTTCGCAATTAAATCTGGTATAAAGAATAACAACATACTAAAAATCAAGCTGAGTATTCCGACAAAGATAAACAGCGAACTGATAAAATCACTAAAACGCTTTTTCCCTTCTATGGCTAACACTTCGCTCGCCACAGGAATAAACGCGCCCGCTAACAGTCCTGAAATGAGAATATTGACCAGCATTTCCGGTATGATATTGGCGACAAAAAAGGCATCGGCATATTCGGTGAGACCAAAGCTATAAACGACTAAATAATGTTTTAAAAAACCGGATATCTTCCCTAAAATGGTGCCTATCGTAACATACCCAATTGACTTGAAGAGCGTAGGGATATTTTTTTTCATACCGTTTTCGGTTTATTTTCAACTAGTGATATATATTTTATACTTAACAACAACCCACTAAAGCTCCAAAATAAAAATGCAACACCATTCCCGGGAGCCAACAGGGCGCTTTCGAACAGGTTCTGGATCAGAAAGCCAAAGAATAATCCTTTATAAAGAACGGTTAAAATCTTTAAATCACCTGAAACGATTTTATTTAATTCTTTCTGTTGTTTATAAAGCATTCCTATAATCGGCAAAAACAACGCAACGCCAATAATCCCAGTTTCACACAACAATTCTATAAACATATTGCCAAAATGTTTACCCACAATCAATAAATTGAAGCCCTTTTGCAATAACGTAAAGAGCTTTGAAGTTATAATTAATGTTGTGCCGTAACCCTGTCCAAAAAAAATATCCTCTTTCCATTTTAAGATTGCCAGTTCGAACAATTGCTCACGATAAGAAAGCGGATTGCTGGCCAACCTTAACAAATCCAACAATATGGGAAACATAAACAGGATGCCAATTGCCATTGCACCAAGAACGATTCCCGTATAAAACAGTTTCCTGTAATAATAATAAGTAAAGATTATGATGATAACAAAGGCGGCTAACATGCTCGAACGCGAAACCGTTAAGATGAAATTTATCAGGACTAATAAAAACATTAGAACGCTCAAAACCTTTTCGAATCCTGAGCCGGTTTTAAATTTATAAAGAATAAATATTACAGAGGCCACCGAATACATCCCGAGTGTGTTGGCATTTTCGGTTATTCCTGCATAGCGAATATAAATCCCTATTCTGAAAAAGACAGATGGCACAAGAATGGTTAAGGCAATATTTAAAACTAAAACGACTGCAAAAAAATAGAACAGATAGTTAAATAATTTTAGAATTTGCTCCTTTTTTCTGAAATAATTAGGTAAAATAAAAAACCACAGCACAAATGATACCAACAAAATCAACGTTCGCGATATACTTACAACAATATTGATGGAAAGCAATGAATTAATAAACAGATAAAAAATAAATATTCCTAATGGCCAGAATATTTTGCTGGTAATAACATCTTTATCTTTTATCCTTAAGCCTATGGTGATTAAATGGACGGCAACAAAGGCCAACAACACGCCCCATTTAATTACAGTAAAAGCCTCTGCAAACGGAAATTTAGTTTGCGCAAAAAAAAATGAAATTACCAAAAAAAGATAAAATAATTCGATTCTCTCGAGTAAATAAACAACATGAAAGACGATAAAGTGTTTTAAAATATCTAAGCGCGTCTTTTTCAATGCCGGAAGTATCATTACGTGAAATACCTGTTATAGATATATTCTTTCCAATACACATAATAAACGCTTAAGGTGGAACTAAGAATCATGGCAATTAACACAATAAGCCATCTTTTAGGAATATGCTTTTTTTCCGGCCGGACGGCATAATCCAATATTTGCAGGGTTGGTATGGTTTTGGCTTCCTGAATTTTTGCCTGTTCGTACTGAGGTCCTAAAAATTCAAGCACCTTTTCATAATATTCTATCTGCTTTTTAAGCCAGATAAATTGGATGGAAAGCTCGGGGACTTTACTCAATGGCGGAACCAGCCGATCTTGCGAAACAGAATCGTAAAAGAATTTTTTATATTGCTCTTTGATAGCCGCCAATTCGGTACTTAGCTTTCGCAAAATGCTATTATTTTTGCTCAATTGCTTTTTAGCAATTTCCAACTCTATTTGCTTTTGCAGCATTTCGGCCTGCAATTCTCCGATATTTTGCAAACCAATGATTACCTGATTTTCAATATCCAGAACACCGTTTTTTTCCATAAAGTTTTTGAGCTGTTCCTGCAATATCAAGAGACTATCGATGGCAACCTGCAAGCGCGAACGGATAAATTCTCTATTGTTTTTTGCTTCCTGAATGCTCAAACTAATATTGGCGCTATCCAGACACTGGACAATATAATTTGTCATCTGAGCAACTCGATCCTGATTTTTATCAAGAAATGATATTTTTATCTGCATCTCATCGCCAACTTCGACTTCCATATTGTCATCAAACTCCCTGAGCGCCTCCTCCATATTCTCACAACCGTATTCCTTGATCAAATTATATTTTTTGATGACTTTTTCACGCAAACTACGGCTCTTAAGAATGGCAAGATATCGGTTGATGTCTGATGAAGCGCCGCCTAAAAATCCTGAAGCAAGCCCGCCAAGATCGCCAAGCATACTTAAGGCGCCAAGGCCGCCGCTATTGTTAACGGTCGGAAGAATCGTCGTAGAGGCTTTATACCATTTGGGAACAATAAAAGAAATAATCACCGCCAGTAAAACCACGGTGAAATTGAATATGAAAAGATTTTTATAATATTTTTTGATGGATATTAAAAATTTATACCAAATAGATTCTTCTTTCTTCATCGTTTACATCTCTCTAACTTTTTAAAATTAATTTGTCCACGCCATTCATTGTAAACCTGTTTGTCGTGTTTTATTTCTTTGATATTGTAAGATATAAACTATAAGTAGAGATAATAATACTAACCATTGGCGTAAGAATACTGAGATAATCACGGATGGATTCACGCGTCTTGCGCGGAACGACCACAATGTCGCCTTTATTGACAATAACATTACCGCCCTTTAAGACCTTTCCGCTCTTAGCTCTTATTACAAGGATACTGCTGCCAGTTTTGGATTTTTCCAAAATACCCGACATGCCGATGTAGTCATTAGCTGTTAAATTGACCTGGTATGGATAGGCGCCGGGATTCAGCACTTCGCCCTGCACATACACTTTATCAACGATATCCGGAACAATGAGCGCATCGCCCTTTTTCAAAATAAATTTATCTTCTTTATTGTACTCATCAAAAAGATCAACAGAAATTTCTTCGCCGGCTCTTTTAACGATTATGTGCTCTAATTCTACCTGATTGTCTAAAATGGCAATTCTTTCCAGAAATTCGATTAAGGTTTCGTTATTAATGATACGATAAATTTTCCTTTTATACTTCGTTTGAAAGAGAAACTGTTCGGTATTCATTGTTTCATTTATTTCTTCTTTATTCCATTCAACAATTACGTGGGGGCTGTTTAAATCAATGGCAGGAACATAAATCACATCGCCGCCGTCAACCGTTGGGTTATTATCTTTATCACCAAAGGCATAAAATCTCAAAATATCCAGGGTATCTACTCTACCATTCCTGTGATGAATCTGGATATTGGTTTCATCGGCCCAATCTTTCAGACCTCCGCCGACTTCAATAATATCGCTCACACGGTCTGTGGCCTGGGCAAAATAAGTTCCGGGATTTGCGACCTCGCCCACTAAATAAACACGAAATTTGCGCATGGATATTAAGTCGATATGAATGGTCGAAGCGTGGTAATTTGTGTTAATAAAGTCTTTTAGCTTTTCTTTCGCTTCTTTTAGAGACAATTTTCCAATATTAAGCGTTCCAATGGTAGGAATTACAACCACGCCTTCCGGCGATACGGTTACAAGAAAATCAATTTCGATTTCACCAAAAACATGGATGCCCAGTTGATCTCCAGGACCAACCATATACAGGCTATCTTCGATTTCGGCCTCCAGCACCTGAGGAGAAATCGTGCGTGTTATCGAACGCTGTTTGTAAAATTTTTCCAGCGATGTTTGATATTTAGGATTTTCGCGATCTAAAAGGATGTTTTCTTGAAGGGTTGGAATATCCTGAGCAAAACCGGATGAAAGGATCCAGATAATAAAAAAAATACTCAAAACGGTTTTCAACTTAACTCCTCATTGATTATTTTCACAATCCTCTCAGCCGCATGGCCGTCCCATAATTCAGGAATTTGCCCTTTTTTTGCATTACCGTCAAGTATTTTTTCCGCCTCTAAAACAATGCGCTGTGTATCGGTGCCCACCAGAACATTGGTGCCAATTTCAACCGTGATGGGACGTTCGGTGTTTTCACGCATGGTGATGCAGGGGATTCCAAGAAACGTGGTTTCTTCCTGGATGCCGCCAGAATCGGTTAAAACAAGCTTTGCGTTATGCAATAGCTTCATAAAATCCAGATAACCGAGCGGATCCAACAATCGCAAGTTGGACATCTTTTCCACTTTTTCCCTCAGCCCAAATTGATCGATCATTTTTTGCGAACGGGGATGAATGGGAAAGATCAGCGGCAGGCGTTGCTCAATTTGCGCAAAGGCATTCAATAGTTTTTCGAAATTCTGTTTATTGTCCACGTTGCTCGGACGATGCAGAGTGATCACGCCGTATTCGCCGGGCGTTAAGTTCAGTTCATCCAGAATGGCAGATTGATCGGCTTTGGGCTTAAAGTAAATCAATGAATCGATCATTACATGGCCGACAAAATGCACCTTATGATCGGCAATGCCTTCGCGCTTTAAATTTTCCAGACCGCTTTTTTCCGTAACAAATAAAAGGTCGGAAAGCACATCCGTCACCAGGCGATTGATCTCCTCGGGCATGGTGCGGTCGAACGAGCGCAAGCCCGCCTCCACATGAGCGATTTTAGTATTCATTTTAGCGGCGACCAGGCTGCAGGCAGCGGTGGAATTGACATCGCCCACAACCAGCACAAGGTCCGGCTTCTCCTCATTGAGGATTTTTTCGAAGTGCGTCATGATTTTCGCCGTCTGTTCCGCATGGGTTCCGGAACCCACGCCCAGGTAAATATCGGGCTCCGGCAGTTGCAGATCATTAAAGAAAAATTTAGACATCCGTTTGTCGTAATGTTGACCGGTGTGAACAAGAACGGGTTTGATATTTGAATATTTTGACATCTCACGCTGGATGGGAGCTATTTTCATAAAATTGGGTCTGGCGCCGACCACGTTAATTACTTTAATCAAGACATATCCCTTTGTTTTTGAGTTTTTGTTCTGGCAGAATTATTACGATTGTTTCCTAATTTTTTTAGCGCATTGCGCGCGGCCAGTTGTTCGGCCTTCTTTTTGCTGGAGCCGACTCCTTTGGCCAGCCAGCGATTATTGACGTTTACTCGCACCACAAATTGTTTATTATGATCCGGGCCGCTCTCATGTACAATTTGATAGACGGGATTGCCCCACCCCTTACTCTGCGCTTTTTCCAGCAATTCAGATTTGTAATTATGATAACGTTTGACTTTCAATAAATCTTCACGTTTTCTGAGGATGAAATGGTTTACAAAATTGCGCGCCGCCGTCAGGCCGCCATCCAGGTAAATGGCGCCCAGAACCGATTCGAACAAATTGGCAAGATTGTTAAGCCGTTTCCGGCCTCCGGTTTTTTCTTCGCCTTTATCCAGAAGCAAATATTCACCCAGGCCAATTTCTTCGGTAATCTGAGCCAACACCTGTCTGGAAACAAGCACAGAACGCTTTTTAGAGAGCTCGCCCTCATTTTTATTCGGAAAATTATGAAACAAATGCTCGGCAATGATCAAATCCAGAACAGCGTCGCCTAAAAACTCCAACCGTTCGTTAGATTCAAGGGCGCTCTCATGAGTCATATTGAGATATGAACGGTGCTTAAATGCTTTTAACAGTAGGATTTTATCTTTAAATTGATAATCTATTTTCCGTTCAATTTCCGTCACAGGAATAGGAAGTTCGTCATCTTTTGCTCGAACTACAAATCGCTTCAGCAGTCTTTTTATCATTTTCTACTCTTCATTTTTTTGGCTGCTCATTTACTCCATAAATTTTTTTACACAAAGGGTAACATTGTGCCCGCCAAAACCAAAAGAATTGCTCAGGGCCGCATTGACCTCTTTTTCGATGGGTGTATTGGGCACGTAATTTAAATCGCATGCCGGGTCCGGAAATTCATAATTTACGGTAGGATGCACTTTGTTTTGCTGAACCGTCAGGCTGGTGGCAATAAGCTCTAACACGCCCGAAGCGCCCAGCAAATGGCCGGTCATCGACTTGGTAGAGCTAACGACCAGTTCGTAGGCATAATCACCGAATACCGATTTAATGGCCTCGGTTTCGTTTTTATCGTTAAAATAGGTCGATGTGCCGTGGGCATTGATGTACTGCACATCGGTTGGTTGCAGGTTTGCGTCTTTTAAGGCCGCCTTCATGGCGCGGATGGCGCCTTCGCCGCCCGGAGCGGGTTGCGTAATATGAAAGGCATCGGCCGTAAATCCCACGCCCACAAGTTCGGCATAAATTTTAGCCCCGCGCGCTCTGGCATGTTCCAATTCTTCCAGAATAAGAATGCCGCCGCCTTCGCCCATTACAAAGCCGTCTCTTTTAGCGTCAAAGGGCCGACTGGCTTTCTGCGGATCTTCATTGCGCGTGGATATGGCTTTCATGGCATTAAAACCGGCAATACCGCTGGGGACAATGGCCGCTTCGGCGCCGCCGCAAATCATCACTTCGGCGTCGCCATACTGAATGGTACGCATGGCCGTTCCAATGCTGTGCGCGGCCGTTGCGCAAGCCGATACGGTGGCAAAATTCGGACCTTTTAAACCGTATTTAATAGAGATATGGCCGGCTGCAATGTCGATAATCAGGTTCGGAATAAAAAATGGGCTAACCCGGCGTGGACCGCGTGTGACCAGCTTAGTATGTTCATCTTCAAAAGAGAGCATGCCGCCAATACCCGAGCCCACAATCACTCCAATTCGATCCCGATCTTCTTTGTCGA
This sequence is a window from Caldithrix abyssi DSM 13497. Protein-coding genes within it:
- a CDS encoding Gfo/Idh/MocA family protein, which produces MDYLKQKTIIKIKKIARYLRLYGVKRTWIKVQGQLHLKRTYATLPERSTKFSPKQKVALIGCGNFAFTTLAYYLRNRFGNVIGAAMDINLNRAASLAQYYKVPFFTDDFEEVLNNDQIEMLYIASDHASHAEYAIKALEKGKHVYIEKPHVVSEIQLERLMEQIKKEKAKVFLGFNRPSSHLGQLVFKYLNEQPGTGIYNWFVVGHKLEEDHWYLRPEEGGRVLGNLCHWTDFLLYLIPEEQIYPIEINPTRGNKADIDIAVTFKFGEGSIGAITFSEKGDSFEGVREKFNAQKGDCILSLNDFQSLVVDIKEKKVKHSQFYRDQGHRSNVINAYLSVFKNEDYDFKKNSRHILNSAWVFLKTKEALEKNERLIINQ
- a CDS encoding glycosyltransferase family 4 protein → MKNPKITVLILTPYFLPGYKAGGPIQSLRNLISHLSNRINFKIITPDHDLGEKKAYSGITSDRWNRVYGVDVFYLSDKNMTLPKIGHLIKNTNHDVRYYNSFFYPYLTIYPLLLEKMRRIPRMPSILAPRGEMAPRALQLNKSKKKIFLGVARLLNLYSNLNWQVSSKHEKEQLRKILSVNSNRIEIIPNLPPKLDFDVKPRKSSKESGKVRLVFISRIAPIKNLSGALTLLKKVRGQVTFDIYGPKEDRTYFDLCMRLKKELPNNILINYHGPVSHDQVATVLQQYDFLFFPSKDENFGHIILEAFLSGTPVIISDRTPWLELDKYQAGWAIELEDRQRFAEVLNYCVKMNTSEHQKLCEGAMNVALNYLNDGRIVEKTFEMFARLAR
- the murJ gene encoding murein biosynthesis integral membrane protein MurJ, translated to MKKNIPTLFKSIGYVTIGTILGKISGFLKHYLVVYSFGLTEYADAFFVANIIPEMLVNILISGLLAGAFIPVASEVLAIEGKKRFSDFISSLFIFVGILSLIFSMLLFFIPDLIAKVLAPGYTVNQLKIVSNLLRYFSPGIIFLGLAAILAGILQSLEDFRIVSFGLLIYNVTFIGSLLIFSPRYHVLSAGLGISLGAFFWFGSHFLFTYRMMKWKPAFSAVVAYLKKTAKLAVPSLLIITISNMVLLVEKNFASRFVAGTISELNLAFRLSHLFLIVLILPLSTVLLPRMTKYFSQKQYDKIKATIQSVMQIITAILILFFIFFVYNAHFVTKMTYFFLHVDSKNLLLISEYALWYAVSFIGLFYYMFLLRVFYSMQQIWEIVKANLIGMAFYLIFLSILIPKLEVYAFPIAYSIYAIVTTIYLALYLNFKLFPRSNILGQNKIFYVASIFYVLIAINVKIFWGAKNGVLEDILFSLIFLSFYIYFLLRKKVFNW
- a CDS encoding O-antigen ligase family protein, with translation MILPALKKTRLDILKHFIVFHVVYLLERIELFYLFLVISFFFAQTKFPFAEAFTVIKWGVLLAFVAVHLITIGLRIKDKDVITSKIFWPLGIFIFYLFINSLLSINIVVSISRTLILLVSFVLWFFILPNYFRKKEQILKLFNYLFYFFAVVLVLNIALTILVPSVFFRIGIYIRYAGITENANTLGMYSVASVIFILYKFKTGSGFEKVLSVLMFLLVLINFILTVSRSSMLAAFVIIIIFTYYYYRKLFYTGIVLGAMAIGILFMFPILLDLLRLASNPLSYREQLFELAILKWKEDIFFGQGYGTTLIITSKLFTLLQKGFNLLIVGKHFGNMFIELLCETGIIGVALFLPIIGMLYKQQKELNKIVSGDLKILTVLYKGLFFGFLIQNLFESALLAPGNGVAFLFWSFSGLLLSIKYISLVENKPKTV
- a CDS encoding GumC family protein, which gives rise to MKKEESIWYKFLISIKKYYKNLFIFNFTVVLLAVIISFIVPKWYKASTTILPTVNNSGGLGALSMLGDLGGLASGFLGGASSDINRYLAILKSRSLREKVIKKYNLIKEYGCENMEEALREFDDNMEVEVGDEMQIKISFLDKNQDRVAQMTNYIVQCLDSANISLSIQEAKNNREFIRSRLQVAIDSLLILQEQLKNFMEKNGVLDIENQVIIGLQNIGELQAEMLQKQIELEIAKKQLSKNNSILRKLSTELAAIKEQYKKFFYDSVSQDRLVPPLSKVPELSIQFIWLKKQIEYYEKVLEFLGPQYEQAKIQEAKTIPTLQILDYAVRPEKKHIPKRWLIVLIAMILSSTLSVYYVYWKEYIYNRYFT
- a CDS encoding polysaccharide biosynthesis/export family protein; translated protein: MKTVLSIFFIIWILSSGFAQDIPTLQENILLDRENPKYQTSLEKFYKQRSITRTISPQVLEAEIEDSLYMVGPGDQLGIHVFGEIEIDFLVTVSPEGVVVIPTIGTLNIGKLSLKEAKEKLKDFINTNYHASTIHIDLISMRKFRVYLVGEVANPGTYFAQATDRVSDIIEVGGGLKDWADETNIQIHHRNGRVDTLDILRFYAFGDKDNNPTVDGGDVIYVPAIDLNSPHVIVEWNKEEINETMNTEQFLFQTKYKRKIYRIINNETLIEFLERIAILDNQVELEHIIVKRAGEEISVDLFDEYNKEDKFILKKGDALIVPDIVDKVYVQGEVLNPGAYPYQVNLTANDYIGMSGILEKSKTGSSILVIRAKSGKVLKGGNVIVNKGDIVVVPRKTRESIRDYLSILTPMVSIIISTYSLYLTISKK
- the wecB gene encoding non-hydrolyzing UDP-N-acetylglucosamine 2-epimerase, which encodes MIKVINVVGARPNFMKIAPIQREMSKYSNIKPVLVHTGQHYDKRMSKFFFNDLQLPEPDIYLGVGSGTHAEQTAKIMTHFEKILNEEKPDLVLVVGDVNSTAACSLVAAKMNTKIAHVEAGLRSFDRTMPEEINRLVTDVLSDLLFVTEKSGLENLKREGIADHKVHFVGHVMIDSLIYFKPKADQSAILDELNLTPGEYGVITLHRPSNVDNKQNFEKLLNAFAQIEQRLPLIFPIHPRSQKMIDQFGLREKVEKMSNLRLLDPLGYLDFMKLLHNAKLVLTDSGGIQEETTFLGIPCITMRENTERPITVEIGTNVLVGTDTQRIVLEAEKILDGNAKKGQIPELWDGHAAERIVKIINEELS
- the rnc gene encoding ribonuclease III, which translates into the protein MIKRLLKRFVVRAKDDELPIPVTEIERKIDYQFKDKILLLKAFKHRSYLNMTHESALESNERLEFLGDAVLDLIIAEHLFHNFPNKNEGELSKKRSVLVSRQVLAQITEEIGLGEYLLLDKGEEKTGGRKRLNNLANLFESVLGAIYLDGGLTAARNFVNHFILRKREDLLKVKRYHNYKSELLEKAQSKGWGNPVYQIVHESGPDHNKQFVVRVNVNNRWLAKGVGSSKKKAEQLAARNALKKLGNNRNNSARTKTQKQRDMS
- the fabF gene encoding beta-ketoacyl-ACP synthase II, whose product is MGKRRVVITGMGVISPVGNNVKETWEALLSGKNGAAPITLFDTSDYETKFACEVKNYDPLEHFDRKELRRLDRFSQFAILAAEEALNDSGMELDKEDRDRIGVIVGSGIGGMLSFEDEHTKLVTRGPRRVSPFFIPNLIIDIAAGHISIKYGLKGPNFATVSACATAAHSIGTAMRTIQYGDAEVMICGGAEAAIVPSGIAGFNAMKAISTRNEDPQKASRPFDAKRDGFVMGEGGGILILEELEHARARGAKIYAELVGVGFTADAFHITQPAPGGEGAIRAMKAALKDANLQPTDVQYINAHGTSTYFNDKNETEAIKSVFGDYAYELVVSSTKSMTGHLLGASGVLELIATSLTVQQNKVHPTVNYEFPDPACDLNYVPNTPIEKEVNAALSNSFGFGGHNVTLCVKKFME